A window from Agrobacterium tumefaciens encodes these proteins:
- a CDS encoding glycosyltransferase family 4 protein has protein sequence MRILQITSLFSPDRVGGAEIFVEDLARGLADKGHTVAVAAISRERQLPEQRDGFTIHRLGHTTPFFIGDWGQQREWKRKYYKIAVQLDPRLVRRLARVIDEFRPDVVNTHSLSELTPLIWPMVRKRGIPLVHSLHDFTSMCTNGSLFHDGHICDGSSKKCRVFSYLHRRCQCAVDAVAGVGRDIVERHVRAGFFTHVPENRRTVIWNAISPPDSLKPRIPHASGEPLVFGYLGRIEAAKGADLLIEALRFLPSQGWRLVMAGRAPDGIEAYQQKAAGLPVEFPGYVEADQFFAGIDCLIVPPLWPEAFGRTVAEAILRGVPVIGANLAGVAEQIGPERQERLFPPGNAAELAARMAEAMRDPAMLTKTPETSERIRQGVAPEVVVAAYEKLYSDVRGSTQA, from the coding sequence ATGCGGATATTGCAGATAACCTCGCTGTTTTCTCCCGACCGAGTGGGCGGTGCGGAAATATTCGTGGAAGACCTTGCGCGTGGGCTCGCCGATAAAGGTCATACCGTCGCGGTGGCCGCCATCTCCCGTGAACGACAGCTGCCGGAACAGCGCGACGGTTTTACCATTCACCGCCTCGGGCATACCACGCCGTTCTTTATCGGCGACTGGGGGCAACAACGGGAATGGAAGCGGAAATATTACAAAATCGCCGTGCAACTGGACCCACGTCTCGTTCGTCGGCTTGCGCGCGTCATCGATGAGTTCCGGCCGGATGTGGTCAATACCCACTCGCTATCGGAATTGACACCATTGATCTGGCCGATGGTTCGCAAGCGCGGCATTCCCCTCGTCCATTCGCTGCATGATTTTACCAGCATGTGCACCAATGGCTCCCTGTTTCATGACGGGCATATCTGTGATGGCAGCAGCAAAAAATGCCGTGTCTTTTCCTATCTCCACCGACGTTGCCAATGTGCGGTCGATGCCGTCGCCGGTGTTGGTCGCGATATCGTCGAGCGCCATGTGCGGGCCGGTTTTTTCACCCATGTGCCTGAAAACCGTCGTACCGTAATCTGGAACGCGATTTCACCGCCGGATTCGCTAAAACCGCGCATTCCCCACGCGTCCGGGGAGCCGCTGGTCTTCGGTTATCTGGGACGTATCGAAGCGGCCAAGGGAGCGGACCTGCTGATCGAGGCTTTGCGGTTCCTGCCTTCTCAAGGCTGGCGGCTGGTCATGGCGGGCCGTGCGCCCGATGGTATCGAAGCCTATCAGCAAAAGGCCGCCGGCCTCCCGGTCGAGTTTCCGGGCTATGTCGAGGCCGATCAATTCTTCGCAGGCATAGATTGCCTCATTGTTCCGCCTTTGTGGCCGGAAGCCTTCGGCCGTACCGTTGCCGAAGCCATTCTGCGCGGTGTACCCGTCATCGGCGCCAATCTTGCAGGTGTCGCCGAACAGATCGGCCCGGAAAGGCAGGAGCGACTGTTTCCACCGGGCAATGCCGCCGAACTCGCCGCACGCATGGCGGAAGCGATGCGCGACCCCGCCATGCTCACCAAAACGCCTGAAACGTCGGAACGAATTCGTCAGGGCGTCGCGCCCGAAGTGGTCGTCGCGGCTTATGAAAAGCTCTATTCGGACGTGCGCGGTAGCACTCAAGCATAG
- a CDS encoding glycosyltransferase family 4 protein, with protein sequence MRILVNMPSQYGGKASGVARVTFSLLERLLEKTGDDYILRSPWTRQQLPESLRGSRLELMETPRPRIMVFDVVRQAAMLPVLCRRHGIDVLFNVDPFGSPLGGKRRITLVHDLYFKTIPEQIGRRATLTTDFIFRLMMAGSNRVICVSEATRKDLARFYPAAAGKSLTIHSDSTLATDPNLVDAVSPIAGRYILAVGNATSNKNFALLGKAFAMLGKKWPDLHIVHVGRDEAEEIAGMLDDPNLKSRLIRLSGIDDRQLAELYRHAACLCVPSTYEGFCLPVLEAQQLGCPVVCSNRSATPEIAGKGALTFDPADAQSLVAALERLLENPELAGKLRQAGYENRKLYSWQKAAESYARLFKAEA encoded by the coding sequence ATGCGCATTCTCGTAAACATGCCGAGCCAATATGGCGGCAAGGCCTCCGGTGTGGCCCGCGTGACCTTCAGCCTGCTGGAGCGATTGCTGGAGAAGACGGGCGACGACTATATTCTGCGCTCGCCATGGACGAGGCAGCAACTGCCGGAAAGCCTGCGCGGCAGCCGGCTGGAGCTTATGGAGACGCCGCGGCCGCGCATCATGGTTTTTGACGTGGTGCGTCAGGCCGCCATGCTGCCTGTGCTGTGCCGCCGGCATGGCATCGATGTGCTGTTTAATGTCGATCCATTTGGAAGCCCCCTGGGCGGCAAACGGCGCATCACCCTCGTTCACGATCTCTATTTCAAGACCATTCCGGAGCAGATCGGCCGGCGGGCCACCCTCACGACGGATTTCATCTTCAGGCTGATGATGGCCGGCTCGAACCGGGTCATTTGCGTATCCGAGGCGACCCGGAAGGATTTGGCGCGTTTTTATCCTGCTGCTGCCGGCAAGAGCCTCACCATTCATTCCGACAGCACTCTGGCGACCGATCCCAATCTTGTTGACGCGGTGTCGCCCATTGCCGGCCGCTACATATTGGCGGTCGGAAACGCGACGTCGAACAAGAATTTCGCGCTCCTCGGCAAAGCCTTTGCCATGCTCGGCAAAAAATGGCCCGACCTGCATATCGTGCATGTGGGCCGTGACGAGGCGGAAGAAATCGCCGGCATGCTTGATGATCCGAACCTGAAGTCCCGGCTGATCCGGCTTTCGGGCATAGACGACCGTCAACTGGCCGAACTTTACCGCCATGCCGCCTGTCTTTGCGTTCCTTCCACCTATGAAGGGTTCTGCCTGCCAGTGCTGGAGGCGCAGCAGCTTGGATGCCCGGTAGTATGCTCCAATCGCTCCGCCACGCCGGAGATTGCCGGCAAGGGGGCGCTGACGTTTGATCCAGCCGACGCACAGAGCCTTGTTGCGGCCCTTGAGCGACTTTTGGAAAACCCCGAACTGGCGGGGAAGCTTCGCCAGGCGGGTTATGAAAACCGCAAATTATATTCGTGGCAGAAAGCGGCGGAAAGCTATGCGCGGCTTTTTAAGGCTGAGGCCTGA
- a CDS encoding glycosyltransferase family 4 protein, translated as MTSALFVSHTGEKGGAELFLADLVKAGPHSWRACFLSGGATAEDLAKAGRPPVMLSAGEKMLSIRRNSSFGTLARGAADVMAVAWQLSREARHFDVICANSQKALFVCALAAKLSRRPLVWILHDIVTDPAFSSTNRRASLAFARLFARLVAVNSEETGRAFIEAGGEADKVRIVYNGFDPAKAKLHDAGMAARLRAELGFGPQPLVGLFGRLSEWKGQHVFLDAIAAMEGVQAVIVGGALFGQEAYEARIREQASRLGLDGRVRFLGFRSDVPELMASMDAVAHTSIVAEPFGRVVVEAMMCGRPVVATRGGGVTEIIRDGETGLLVPPGDASALAAALGAILYDPALAQRLGESGREDVSDRFSLEETCRSVSALLTEAA; from the coding sequence ATGACCTCAGCTCTTTTTGTCAGCCATACCGGAGAGAAGGGTGGCGCCGAACTTTTCCTGGCGGACCTCGTCAAGGCTGGGCCGCATTCCTGGCGTGCGTGTTTTCTCAGCGGCGGTGCTACAGCAGAAGATCTGGCCAAGGCCGGACGGCCGCCGGTCATGTTGTCGGCCGGAGAGAAAATGCTGTCGATCCGCCGTAATTCGTCATTCGGCACGCTGGCGCGCGGAGCGGCCGACGTGATGGCGGTTGCCTGGCAATTGAGCCGGGAGGCGAGACATTTTGATGTGATATGCGCCAATTCGCAAAAGGCGCTTTTTGTCTGTGCGCTGGCCGCAAAGCTCAGCCGCCGGCCGCTCGTCTGGATATTGCATGACATCGTCACCGATCCGGCTTTCAGCTCGACAAACCGCCGGGCTTCGCTGGCATTTGCACGCCTTTTCGCCAGGTTGGTGGCGGTCAATTCCGAGGAAACGGGCCGAGCGTTCATCGAGGCCGGCGGCGAGGCGGATAAGGTTCGCATCGTTTACAACGGCTTCGATCCCGCAAAAGCAAAACTTCATGACGCTGGCATGGCTGCACGGCTGCGGGCGGAGCTTGGCTTTGGCCCGCAACCGCTTGTCGGTCTGTTTGGCCGTTTGAGCGAATGGAAGGGTCAGCACGTGTTTCTGGACGCTATTGCCGCCATGGAGGGGGTACAGGCCGTCATCGTCGGTGGCGCGCTTTTCGGACAGGAAGCCTATGAGGCGCGCATCCGCGAACAGGCGTCCCGTCTCGGGCTGGATGGCCGCGTCCGCTTCCTTGGTTTCCGTTCGGATGTGCCGGAACTGATGGCGTCGATGGATGCGGTTGCCCATACCTCGATCGTTGCCGAACCCTTCGGCCGGGTGGTGGTCGAGGCTATGATGTGCGGACGGCCGGTCGTCGCCACGCGCGGTGGCGGGGTTACTGAAATCATCCGTGATGGAGAAACGGGCCTTCTCGTGCCGCCGGGGGATGCATCGGCGCTGGCGGCGGCGCTCGGTGCGATCCTGTATGATCCTGCTCTGGCGCAAAGGCTGGGAGAAAGCGGGCGGGAGGATGTGAGCGACCGTTTTTCGCTGGAAGAGACCTGCCGATCCGTCTCCGCATTGCTGACAGAGGCGGCGTAG
- a CDS encoding SGNH/GDSL hydrolase family protein encodes MIGVTLGIRPQNIGVTGLSASALSPLRALLTAGRNATIFVNGDSTAHAEAGPFQQFAVMLGDLHDAKVILYRWAEWETNAATGPKAYADPITLRTGKGATLTLYLATLPGGMAGYMLAEQRVAAVRIPRPDLCIMHHGHNMQTFEVPGGIPSSGRASLLGPLGMTEWQWPGTPQLITTQNPWRDGTGYDKVYQAILELARAHPNLTLVDTHAAFLAKGKDTALYRDNIHPNETGSRLVARTLFDAYLASASNSGFETPCWPKLPAANLIGNGDFIDWSGSIPTGWGLTSPGSAIKTTEVIFSSSFTSSLALYANGSQTAGLTRYFRNLEAAAMIGRTISFGALYKNNEKQRLPYVTLVVKSGGAIRTISCSALQFGGANISGNSGWMWAIANGIAIDADTSPSGYNFYMRILPAFGTSVPASNEPIHIQRVIAVEGDLPRGNLLS; translated from the coding sequence ATGATCGGTGTAACGCTCGGTATCCGCCCTCAGAACATCGGCGTCACCGGCCTCTCGGCGTCCGCACTTTCTCCTTTGCGCGCCCTGCTGACGGCCGGTCGGAACGCCACAATCTTCGTGAACGGCGACAGCACCGCCCATGCCGAAGCAGGGCCGTTTCAGCAATTTGCCGTGATGCTCGGTGATCTGCACGATGCGAAGGTGATTTTATACCGTTGGGCCGAATGGGAGACGAATGCCGCCACCGGGCCGAAGGCCTATGCGGACCCCATAACGCTGCGCACCGGCAAGGGAGCAACGCTCACGCTTTACCTCGCAACGCTGCCCGGCGGCATGGCGGGGTATATGCTTGCGGAGCAGCGCGTAGCGGCGGTGAGAATTCCCCGCCCCGATCTGTGTATCATGCATCATGGCCATAATATGCAGACCTTCGAAGTGCCAGGTGGCATTCCCAGTTCCGGGCGGGCCAGCCTGCTCGGTCCTCTGGGCATGACCGAATGGCAATGGCCAGGCACACCACAGCTCATCACCACGCAGAACCCCTGGCGTGACGGGACGGGCTACGACAAGGTCTATCAGGCGATCCTCGAACTGGCCCGAGCACACCCGAACCTCACGCTGGTGGATACGCACGCCGCATTTCTGGCGAAAGGAAAGGACACCGCCCTTTACAGGGATAATATCCACCCAAACGAAACAGGATCCCGGCTTGTTGCCCGAACCCTGTTCGATGCCTATCTGGCTTCCGCATCCAATAGCGGCTTTGAGACGCCTTGCTGGCCAAAACTTCCTGCCGCCAATCTCATCGGCAATGGCGATTTCATCGATTGGTCCGGCTCCATTCCCACCGGTTGGGGCCTGACTTCACCGGGCTCCGCCATCAAAACCACGGAGGTCATCTTTTCTTCGTCCTTCACCAGCAGCCTTGCCCTCTACGCAAATGGCAGCCAGACAGCCGGTCTCACACGGTATTTCCGCAATTTGGAAGCGGCAGCGATGATCGGCAGGACGATTTCTTTCGGCGCGCTTTACAAAAACAACGAAAAGCAACGCCTCCCCTATGTCACGCTGGTCGTCAAAAGCGGCGGTGCAATCAGGACAATCTCTTGCTCCGCCCTGCAATTCGGGGGTGCCAACATCTCCGGCAACAGCGGCTGGATGTGGGCCATTGCAAATGGAATCGCCATCGACGCTGATACCAGCCCGTCCGGATATAATTTCTACATGAGGATCCTTCCGGCATTCGGCACAAGCGTCCCAGCCTCGAATGAACCCATTCACATTCAGCGGGTCATTGCCGTCGAAGGAGACTTGCCGAGAGGCAATCTGCTCTCATGA
- a CDS encoding O-antigen ligase family protein produces the protein MQRRANHAVSRQPALPGFVLAMPLYPSKTINIPCVFLATFVFAIGFFIQCNVLTSNIGLRFLNITDMLVLMTLPIIALLYIRCLTPSIILLYLLPLTVLFVLTALFADARGDGEFYTTAMTYFYAVYFLFFAYMLFKENLLELFCWGIFAGFIAVTILLFLDIVIHDQLASLGLSFMFDEAGVLELAAKGEITPLLLRVEKAGGIWPVGNTAGPAFALAGAAAAYLAERQRRPALFAVFLLIYLASFTLTLNRSGLFAVLAIGLYFYVRNFSIKMLLSTYFGFALCALVIAAILPLGAFDFAEEVFSKRFLEDSNSSNNLHERWETITGGFQVMFQHPLGIGFTARYEELARIAKIGTPHNGFMATAYACGLGFCMMSAFALFYAIFRKRKIGFFVYSAIGVIIGYQFEELNFNPVFMAHVGLALAYAAIDLDFRLFLKNTMMRMLGTAEDARNEEEASAVGNPGLGPLLSDGR, from the coding sequence ATGCAAAGACGAGCAAATCATGCGGTATCGCGCCAACCTGCTTTACCAGGTTTTGTTTTGGCAATGCCGCTTTACCCTTCAAAAACAATCAATATTCCCTGCGTCTTTCTCGCGACATTCGTTTTTGCCATTGGCTTCTTCATTCAATGCAATGTGCTGACCAGCAATATCGGTCTGCGGTTCCTCAACATCACCGACATGTTGGTGCTGATGACGCTGCCCATCATTGCGCTGCTTTACATTCGCTGCCTGACGCCTTCCATCATCCTGCTTTACCTCCTGCCGCTGACGGTCCTCTTTGTCCTCACCGCCCTCTTCGCCGACGCGCGTGGTGATGGCGAATTTTACACGACGGCGATGACCTATTTTTATGCGGTCTATTTTCTATTCTTCGCCTATATGCTGTTCAAAGAAAACCTTCTGGAATTGTTCTGCTGGGGCATATTTGCCGGCTTCATAGCGGTGACGATCCTGCTTTTCCTGGACATCGTCATCCATGACCAGTTGGCCTCCCTCGGACTATCCTTCATGTTCGATGAGGCAGGCGTCCTGGAACTCGCAGCAAAAGGTGAAATAACCCCGCTGCTTTTACGCGTCGAAAAGGCAGGCGGCATCTGGCCCGTGGGAAACACGGCTGGACCGGCCTTTGCGCTGGCAGGAGCGGCGGCCGCCTATCTCGCCGAGCGGCAGAGACGGCCCGCTCTGTTTGCCGTGTTTCTGCTCATATATCTGGCGAGCTTCACGCTCACGCTCAACCGCTCTGGCCTGTTTGCCGTTCTCGCCATCGGACTTTATTTCTACGTCCGGAATTTCTCGATCAAGATGCTGCTCAGCACCTATTTCGGCTTTGCTTTATGTGCCCTCGTCATCGCCGCTATTCTCCCGCTCGGCGCTTTCGATTTTGCGGAAGAGGTTTTTTCGAAAAGGTTTCTTGAGGACAGCAATAGCAGCAACAACCTGCATGAGCGGTGGGAGACAATCACCGGCGGTTTTCAGGTCATGTTCCAACATCCTTTGGGCATAGGATTTACCGCTCGATATGAAGAGCTTGCACGTATCGCAAAGATCGGCACGCCCCATAACGGCTTCATGGCCACCGCCTACGCTTGCGGTCTGGGATTTTGCATGATGAGCGCCTTCGCGCTGTTTTATGCAATCTTCCGGAAACGCAAGATCGGCTTTTTTGTCTATTCAGCAATTGGGGTCATTATCGGATATCAGTTCGAAGAGCTGAATTTCAATCCCGTCTTCATGGCCCATGTGGGGCTTGCCCTCGCCTATGCCGCCATAGATCTGGACTTCAGGCTTTTTCTGAAAAACACGATGATGCGGATGCTGGGAACGGCAGAGGACGCTCGCAACGAAGAAGAAGCAAGCGCCGTCGGCAATCCGGGTCTGGGGCCCTTATTGTCTGACGGCAGATAG
- the greA gene encoding transcription elongation factor GreA, whose product MSVAFTKEDSAETAAETVLPDRLISPHLNLVTQAGLKALEQQLQLARQACEAANAIEDINERRRLSASPLRDMRYFAERVRTAQLMPDPPADGIVAFGSMVTFSRDDGRTQRFRIVGEDEADPASGTMSYVSPVARVMMGKTAGDLVNLAGREIEIIEVA is encoded by the coding sequence TTGAGCGTAGCCTTTACCAAGGAAGACAGTGCGGAAACCGCAGCCGAAACCGTTCTACCGGATCGGTTGATCTCGCCTCATCTTAATCTGGTGACGCAGGCCGGGCTGAAGGCACTGGAACAGCAGTTGCAGCTGGCGCGGCAAGCCTGCGAGGCGGCCAATGCCATTGAAGACATCAATGAACGACGGCGCCTATCGGCCAGTCCCCTGCGGGACATGCGATATTTTGCGGAGCGGGTGCGCACGGCACAACTGATGCCTGACCCGCCGGCGGATGGCATCGTTGCCTTCGGCAGCATGGTGACCTTCAGTCGCGATGACGGGCGAACGCAACGGTTCCGGATCGTCGGTGAGGATGAGGCCGACCCTGCCTCAGGGACGATGTCCTATGTCTCCCCGGTTGCGAGAGTGATGATGGGAAAAACGGCCGGTGATTTGGTCAACCTCGCCGGCAGGGAGATTGAAATCATCGAAGTCGCCTGA
- a CDS encoding family 16 glycosylhydrolase, translated as MARTVVNALGDTLYYSGNSTGFFSATGSGPLLGGTAGNDSMWGDSSVNVTMAGGTGDDIYYLYSSINRAVENAGEGIDTIDTWMSYTLPENFENLRVTGDGRYAFGNSLDNIITGGSGSQTIDGGAGNDVLIGGGGADTFVFTSGNGTDLIMDFSANDTIRLNGYGITSFDQLVGSATQQGNDLWLNFSNGEAVVLAGTTVDDLRADQFELSLDRSSFTQTFADEFEALSLRNGGQGIWDAKYWWAPEKGSSLTTNGEAQWYINPAYAGTTEVNPFSVQNGVLTITAAETAQSIADEVEGYDYTSGMLNTYSSFSQTYGYFEIRADMPTDRGAWPAFWLLPENGSWPPELDVIEMRGQNPNTLIMSTHSSATGEQTSVINNVSVPSTEGFHTYGVLWDAEHITWYFDDVAVAQTDTPDDMHDPMYMVVNLAVGGMAGTPSANDFSDGSQMMIDYIRAYSLSDWAA; from the coding sequence ATGGCCCGTACAGTAGTGAATGCGCTTGGAGACACACTCTATTACAGCGGCAATTCCACCGGATTTTTCTCCGCCACGGGTTCCGGCCCCCTGCTCGGCGGCACCGCCGGCAATGATTCCATGTGGGGCGACAGTTCCGTGAACGTGACGATGGCGGGCGGCACGGGCGACGATATTTATTATCTCTATTCCAGCATCAATCGTGCTGTCGAAAATGCCGGGGAAGGCATCGACACTATCGATACCTGGATGAGCTATACCCTGCCCGAGAATTTCGAAAACCTGCGAGTAACGGGCGACGGGCGTTATGCCTTCGGCAATTCGCTCGACAATATCATCACCGGCGGATCGGGCAGCCAGACGATAGACGGCGGGGCCGGCAACGACGTGCTGATCGGCGGCGGCGGTGCAGACACCTTCGTTTTCACCAGCGGCAACGGCACGGATCTCATCATGGATTTCAGCGCCAATGATACGATCCGTCTCAATGGCTACGGCATCACTTCCTTTGATCAGCTTGTCGGCAGTGCCACACAGCAGGGCAACGATCTCTGGCTCAATTTTTCGAATGGCGAAGCCGTCGTTCTTGCAGGAACGACCGTGGACGATCTTCGGGCCGACCAGTTCGAACTCAGCCTCGACCGATCGTCCTTTACCCAGACCTTTGCCGATGAATTCGAAGCGCTGTCGCTGCGCAATGGCGGTCAAGGTATCTGGGATGCCAAATATTGGTGGGCGCCGGAAAAGGGAAGCTCGTTGACGACCAATGGCGAGGCGCAATGGTACATCAATCCCGCTTATGCCGGTACGACGGAGGTTAATCCCTTCAGCGTTCAAAATGGCGTCCTGACCATCACCGCCGCGGAAACCGCGCAGTCGATCGCCGATGAAGTCGAGGGTTACGACTATACCTCCGGCATGCTGAACACCTATTCCTCCTTCAGCCAGACCTATGGCTATTTTGAAATCCGCGCGGATATGCCGACCGACCGGGGCGCTTGGCCGGCCTTCTGGCTCCTGCCGGAAAACGGATCCTGGCCGCCGGAGCTCGATGTCATTGAAATGCGCGGCCAGAATCCCAACACGCTCATCATGTCCACCCATTCCAGCGCCACCGGCGAGCAGACATCGGTCATCAACAATGTCAGCGTGCCGAGCACGGAGGGGTTTCACACTTACGGCGTCTTATGGGATGCCGAACATATCACCTGGTATTTCGACGATGTCGCCGTTGCCCAGACGGACACGCCAGACGATATGCATGACCCCATGTATATGGTCGTCAATCT